A window of Sebastes umbrosus isolate fSebUmb1 chromosome 3, fSebUmb1.pri, whole genome shotgun sequence contains these coding sequences:
- the LOC119484886 gene encoding alpha-1-acid glycoprotein 1-like, translating into MFAVGAITLLCMVCVSHSAPLACEDLVRPLDHLDPRHLEGRWVLVAGSLSHLPFMERLRRRDSATATFSSNTSETNIALSRSMRLDDKCHYHFPNISLEGNSFTFDDGNVTTTFIHTSCRDCILMSFDVESGKRQHFYLYSRRRELEQKEMEEFRAQVECLNMPPPAVMDPSKELCPEETAGDPAAQTEEKTEGQKD; encoded by the coding sequence ATGTTTGCTGTGGGTGCCATCACTCTCCTCTGCATGGTGTGTGTGAGCCATTCAGCTCCTCTGGCCTGTGAGGACCTGGTCCGACCGTTAGATCACCTGGATCCTCGTCATTTGGAGGGCAGATGGGTTTTAGTTGCAGGCAGTCTGAGTCATCTACCATTCATGGAGCGGTTAAGACGTAGAGACAGTGCCACCGCTACCTTCTCCAGCAACACCAGTGAAACCAACATCGCCTTGAGTCGCAGCATGCGTTTAGATGACAAGTGCCACTATCATTTCCCCAACATCTCCCTGGAAGGCAACAGCTTCACCTTTGACGATGGCAACGTCACCACCACCTTCATCCACACATCCTGTCGTGACTGCATACTGATGAGCTTTGATGTAGAGTCGGGGAAGCGGCAGCATTTCTACCTGTACAGCAGGAGGAGGGAGCTGGAGcagaaggagatggaggagttCAGGGCTCAGGTGGAGTGTCTGAACATGCCTCCACCTGCTGTCATGGATCCTTCCAAGGAGCTTTGTCCGGAGGAGACGGCCGGCGATCCAGCAGCTCAAACTGAAGAGAAAACAGAGGGACAGAAAGACTGA
- the LOC119485287 gene encoding uncharacterized protein LOC119485287 → MDKTFSLRRQDVVGKESGVEEMKERWPALFTMDEVNAEFMRITTVPLQPRFLASLDKHHSKLIDIIRNKGGVVREKTRNILKVLDQSLEVNQKRECLLKCLILYLGEDVDKLIKEYLVVQKDEAETELERCTMAVFVIREEEDPLQPPHDIGIVLEGVEVLNELPSVAHACAMLFGFIYALNLSYPGELKYTFDALQKIFMEIEPKKMTRKVCSLSVKL, encoded by the exons ATGGACAAGACTTTTTCACTACGAAGACAGGACGTTGTGGGAAAGGAATCAGGAGTGgaagagatgaaagagagaTGGCCTGCATTGTTCACAATGGATGAG gtcaATGCTGAATTCATGAGGATCACAACTGTTCCACTTCAACCGCGATTCCTGGCTTCCTTGGACAAGCACCACAGCAAGCTGATTGACATCATCAGAAACAAGGGAGGAGTTGTCAGGGAGAAGACCCGGAACATACTGAAAGTTCTTGATCAA AGCCTCGAGGTGAATCAAAAAAGAGAGTGTCTGCTGAAGTGCCTTATTCTGTACCTTGGGGAAGATGTGGACAAACTTATCAAGGAGTATCTG GTTGTGCAGAAGGATGAAGCTGAAACCGAGCTTGAGAGGTGTACAATGGCAGTGTTTGTcatcagggaggaggaggatcctCTCCAGCCACCACATGACATTGGGATTGTTCTTGAAGGTGTGGAAGTCCTTAATGAGTTGCCATCGGTCGCACATGCATGTGCCATGTTATTTGGCTTCATCTATGCTCTAAACTTGAGCTATCCAGGTGAGCTCAAATACACTTTTGATGCactacagaaaatattcatggaGATAGAGCCAAAGAAAATGACACGCAAAGTGTGCAGTCTGAGTGTCAAGCTCTAA
- the palm3 gene encoding paralemmin-3, with amino-acid sequence MDETEKYKQRLEAIAEKRRLQEEQDRARRDMEDEKLRLQQLKRKSLRDQWLMEGAPLSPTSPTSPTSPDAQSPRSPLWGSQAQEMEKRTDKLESGSQRLAEEEEKLKEQMEDGQTVAVKVTEARAEMIQDAVVQNGENNATGWETTEDEVQTNLGALLDETAAVLTNGGGHLEADTNHDTQSATNGLIGASEGVISMKWEPGLSLGASEAEPGQVPNVNINEEEEEEEGTVVMRAERVIVTDEGDDIPEDVTRREDQQETAQSEETPLPHQEAGQEGGEAVKGVITTEAAPEAFTQPEKSEATENSADTQTATGDGDVQGGVDTNGDGETKSEGRDKESEDPTQTVQVQSPANALGGTAVASVPVYSEAQLSTLTPELEAEGEAAASPEGAEAAVKAQDLATLPGQFQEVPLAEPRENRRTEARPGEREPLLSQAKAPDTQAAEPAAATSTETHSLTRASQGEETGAPKHKACMCCSVM; translated from the exons AGAAAGTCTCTGAGGGACCAGTGGTTGATGGAAGGAGCTCCGTTGTCCCCGACCTCCCCGACCTCCCCGACCTCCCCGGACGCCCAGAGCCCCCGCTCCCCTCTTTGGGGCTCCCAGGCCCAGGAGATGGAAAAGCGCACTGACAA GCTGGAATCAGGGAGTCAGCGGttggcagaggaggaagagaagctGAAGGAACAGATGGAGGATGGCCAAACG GTGGCAGTGAAAGTGACAGAGGCCCGAGCAG aAATGATCCAAGATGCTGTTGTGCAGAACGGAGAAAACAATGCAACAGGATGGG AGACAACTGAAGATGAAGTGCAGACGAACCTAGGCGCGCTACTGGATGAAACTGCAGCTGTCCTAACCAATGGCGGAGGACACTTAGAAGCAGACACCAATCACGACACTCAGTCCGCCACCAACGGACTCATTGGAGCCTCTGAAGGTGTTATTAGCATGAAATGGGAGCCAGGGTTGAGCCTGGGTGCTTCTGAGGCAGAGCCTGGTCAGGTTCCAAATGTCAACAttaatgaggaggaggaggaagaagaagggacCGTGGTGATGAGAGCAGAACGTGTGATCGTCACAGATGAAGGGGATGATATACCTGAGGATGTTACACGCCGGGAAGATCAGCAGGAGACCGCACAGTCAGAGGAAACCCCTCTGCCGCACCAAGAAGCGGGCCAAGAGGGAGGGGAGGCTGTGAAGGGGGTAATAACAACGGAAGCAGCTCCAGAAGCGTTCACACAGCCAGAGAAGAGTGAGGCAACCGAAAAcagtgcagacacacaaacagcaactGGAGATGGAGACGTGCAGGGTGGCGTGGACACAAacggagatggagagacaaaaTCTGAAGGACGGGACAAAGAATCGGAAGACCCAACCCAAACTGTGCAGGTGCAGTCCCCAGCCAATGCCCTAGGGGGCACTGCAGTGGCTTCAGTGCCAGTCTACTCTGAGGCCCAACTCTCCACTCTCACCCCCGAGCTAGAGGCTGAGGGTGAAGCTGCAGCGTCGCCAGAGGGAGCTGAGGCAGCAGTAAAAGCCCAAGACCTTGCCACGCTGCCTGGACAGTTCCAGGAGGTGCCCCTGGCTGAACCCCGGGAGAACCGGAGGACAGAGGCAAGGCCGGGGGAGCGGGAACCCCTTCTGTCGCAGGCCAAAGCCCCTGACACCCAAGCAGCAGAGCCAGCAGCAGCTACcagcacagagacacacagccTGACCAGGGCGAGCCAGGGAGAGGAGACCGGGGCGCCCAAACACAAAGCCTGCATGTGCTGCTCCGTCATGTAA